The following coding sequences lie in one Pseudorca crassidens isolate mPseCra1 chromosome 2, mPseCra1.hap1, whole genome shotgun sequence genomic window:
- the IGSF9 gene encoding protein turtle homolog A isoform X1, translated as MVWCLSLAILSLIIGQGADGRGKPEVVSVVGRAGESAVLGCDLLSPAGRPPLHVIEWLRFGFLLPIFIQFGLYSPRIDPAYVGRVRLQKGASLQIEGLRAEDQGWYECRVLFLDQHRPEDDSANGSWVHLTVNSPPQFLETPPQVLEVRELEPVTLRCAARGSPQPRVTWKLLGQDLGQGQSQVQVQNGTLRIRRVERGSSGVYTCQASSTEGSAIHATQLLVLGPPVIVVPPKNSTVNASQDVSLACQAEAYPANLTYSWFQDSTNVFHISRLQPRVRILVDGSLRLQAAQPDDAGRYTCVPSNGLPRPPSASAYLTVLYPAQVTAMPPETPLPMGMRGVIRCPVRANPPLLFVSWTKDGQALQLDKFPGWSQGPEGSLIIALGNEDVLGEYSCTPYNRLGTAGPSPVTRVLLKAPPAFLERPKEEYFQEVGRELLIPCSARGDPSPTISWAKVGRGLQGQAQVDSNSSLILRPLTKEAHGRWECTASNAVARVATSTNVYVLGTSPHVVTNVSVVPLPKGANVSWEPGFDGGYLQRFSVWYTPLAKRPDRAHYDWVSLAVPLGAAHLLVPGLQPHTQYQFSVLAQNKLGSGPFSEIVLSAPEGLPTTPAAPSPPATEMLPPLSPPRGLVAVRTARGVLLHWDPPELVPKRLDGYVLEARQSSQGWEVLDRAVAGSEMQFLVPGLIKDVLYEFRLVAFAGSYVSDPSNTANVSTSGENLAGGQSPGHWGARSPLSRGHRPSPVALCPGLEVYPSRTQLPGLLPQPVLAGVVGGVCFLGVAVLVSILAACLMNRRRAARRHRKRLRQDAPLIFSPAGKSAPHSASGSGSPDSVAKLKLQGSPVPSLRQSLLWGEPAGPPSPPPDPPPSRGPLPLEPICRGPDGRFVMGPKVGTSQEKSGPEQAEPRTPAQRQARSYDGSSSPSGMAQPLCIADISPVRPPPAAPPSSLPGPGPLLQYLSLPFFREMNVDGDWPPLEEPAPPPDYMDTRPRPTSSLLHPLDSHSEFPRAALPGAVLGVGASPEPPYTALTDWTLRERLLPSLLPAAPRGSLTSQSSGRGSASFLRPPSMAPSAGGSYLSPAPGDTSSWASGPERWPRREHVVTVSTRRNTSVDENYEWDSEFPGDMELLETLHLGLTGPRSRLEAEPELGAKTPEEGCLLNTAHAPGPEARCAALREEFLAFRRRRDAARFRLPAYRQPVSHPEQATLL; from the exons GGCGTGTCCGGCTTCAGAAGGGGGCATCTCTCCAGATCGAGGGGCTGCGGGCTGAGGACCAGGGCTGGTACGAGTGCCGCgtgctcttcctggaccagcacAGACCCGAGGACGACTCTGCTAACGGCTCCTGGGTGCACCTCACAGTCAATT CGCCCCCTCAATTCCTGGAGACGCCTCCCCAGGTGCTGGAAGTGCGGGAACTGGAGCCTGTGACCCTGCGTTGCGCGGCCCGCGGCAGCCCCCAACCTCGTGTGACTTGGAAGCTCCTAGGACAGGACCTCGGCCAGGGCCAGAGTCAGGTGCAA GTGCAGAACGGGACGCTGAGGATCCGGAGGGTGGAGCGAGGCAGCTCCGGGGTCTACACCTGCCAAGCCTCCAGCACTGAGGGCAGCGCCATCCACGCCACCCAGCTGCTGGTGCTAG GACCCCCAGTCATCGTGGTGCCCCCCAAGAACAGCACGGTCAATGCCTCTCAGGATGTTTCCCTGGCCTGCCAGGCTGAGGCGTACCCCGCTAACCTCACCTACAGCTGGTTCCAGGACAGCACCAATGTCTTCCACATTAG CCGCCTGCAGCCCCGAGTGCGGATCCTGGTGGATGGCAGCTTGCGGCTGCAGGCCGCCCAGCCTGATGATGCGGGCCGCTACACCTGTGTACCCAGCAATGGCCTTCCACGCCCACCCTCGGCCTCTGCCTACCTCACTGTTCTCT ACCCCGCCCAGGTGACTGCCATGCCTCCTGAGACACCCCTGCCCATGGGCATGCGGGGGGTGATCCGGTGCCCGGTTCGTGCCAACCCCCCACTGCTCTTTGTCAGCTGGACCAAGGATGGGCAGGCCCTGCAGCTGGACAAG TTCCCTGGCTGGTCCCAGGGCCCAGAAGGTTCTCTGATCATTGCCCTGGGGAATGAGGATGTGCTGGGAGAATACTCCTGCACCCCCTACAACCGTCTTGGCACTGCAGGGCCCTCCCCGGTGACCCGCGTGCTGCTCAAG GCTCCCCCAGCTTTTCTAGAACGGCCCAAGGAAGAATATTTCCAAGAAGTAGGGCGGGAGCTACTCATCCCCTGCTCTGCCCGAGGAGACCCTTCGCCTACTATCTCTTGGGCTAAG GTGGGCCGGGGGCTGCAGGGCCAGGCCCAGGTGGATAGCAACAGTAGCCTCATCCTGCGACCGTTGACCAAGGAGGCCCACGGGCGCTGGGAGTGCACAGCCAGCAATGCTGTGGCCCGAGTGGCCACCTCCACGAATGTCTACGTGCTGG GCACCAGCCCCCACGTCGTCACCAATGTGTCCGTCGTGCCTTTGCCCAAGGGTGCCAATGTCTCCTGGGAGCCTGGCTTTGATGGTGGCTACCTGCAGAGATTCAGCGTCTGGTACACCCCACT GGCAAAGCGTCCTGACCGAGCCCACTACGACTGGGTGTCCTTGGCTGTGCCCCTGGGGGCTGCTCACCTCCTAGTGCCAGGCTTGCAGCCCCACACCCAATACCAGTTCAGCGTCCTCGCTCAGAACAAGCTGGGGAGCGGGCCCTTCAGCGAGATCGTCTTGTCTGCTCCTGAAG GGCTTCCTACCACACCAGCTGCCCCCAGTCCTCCCGCAACAGAGATGCTGCCCCCCCTGTCCCCTCCGAGAGGTCTGGTGGCAGTGAGGACAGCCCGGGGGGTACTCCTTCATTGGGACCCCCCAGAACTGGTCCCTAAGAGACTGGATGGCTACGTCCTGGAGGCACGGCAAAGCTCCCAGGGGTGGGAGGTGCTGGATCGGGCCGTGGCAGGCAGTGAAATGCAGTTTTTGGTGCCAGGACTTATCAAG GACGTTCTCTACGAGTTCCGCCTTGTGGCCTTCGCCGGTAGCTATGTCAGTGATCCCAGCAACACGGCCAACGTCTCCACTTCTGGTGAGAATCTGGCAGGAGGGCAGAGCCCTGGGCATTGGGGGGCTCGAAGCCCACTAAGTCGTGGACACCGACCCTCCCCCGTGGCCCTTTGCCCAGGCCTGGAGGTCTACCCCTCGCGCACACAGCTGCCGGGCCTCCTGCCCCAGCCAGTGCTGGCCGGCgtggtgggcggggtctgcttcctgggcGTGGCTGTCCTCGTGAGTATCCTGGCCGCTTGCCTTATGAACCGGCGCAGAGCCGCACGTCGCCACCGCAAACGCCTCCGCCAAG ATGCACCTCTTATCTTCTCTCCGGCCGGGAAGTCAGCTCCCCA CTCTGCTTCGGGCTCGGGCAGTCCTGACAGCGTGGCGAAGCTGAAGCTCCAGGGTTCCCCAGTCCCCAGCCTGCGCCAGAGTCTGCTCTGGGGGGAACCCGCTGGACCCCCCAGCCCCCCTCCGGATCCTCCACCTAGCCGGGGGCCCTTACCCCTGGAGCCCATTTGCCGGGGACCAGATGGGCGATTTGTGATGGGACCCAAGGTGGGGACCTCCCAAGAAAAGTCAGGCCCTGAGCAGGCTGAGCCTCGGACCCCAGCTCAGCGTCAGGCCAGGTCCTATGatggcagcagcagccccagtgGGATGGCCCAGCCCCTCTGCATTGCAGACATCAGCCCTGTGAGGCCCCCTCCAGCAGCGCCACCCAGTTCCCTGCCAGGTCCGGGACCCCTGCTCCAGTACCTGAGCCTGCCCTTCTTCAGGGAGATGAACGTAGATGGGGACTGGCCCCCCTTGGAGGAGCCTGCTCCTCCCCCAGATTACATGGATACCCGGCCCCGCCCCACCTCATCTCTCCTCCACCCCCTGGACTCCCACTCTGAGTTCCCCAGGGCGGCGCTTCCTGGGGCTGTGCTCGGGGTTGGGGCCTCCCCAGAGCCCCCGTACACAGCGCTGACTGACTGGACACTGAGGGAGCGGCTGCTGCCAAGCCTTCTGCCTGCTGCGCCTCGGGGCAGCCTCACAAGCCAGAGCAGTGGGCGGGGCAGCGCCTCCTTCCTTCGGCCCCCCTCCATGGCCCCCTCTGCAGGAGGCAGCTACCTCAGCCCCGCTCCAGGAGACaccagcagctgggccagtggcCCTGAGAGGTGGCCCCGAAGGGAGCATGTGGTGACGGTCAGCACCAG GAGGAACACATCTGTGGATGAGAACTATGAATGGGACTCAGAATTCCCAGGGGACATGGAATTGCTGGAGACTCTGCACCTGGGCTTGACTGGCCCTCGATCCCGACTTGAAGCTGAGCCAGAGCTAG GTGCGAAGACTCCAGAGGAGGGCTGCCTCCTGAATACCGCCCACGCTCCTGGCCCTGAGGCCCGCTGTGCTGCCCTTCGGGAGGAATTCCTGGCCTTCCGCCGCCGTCGAGATGCTGCTAGGTTCCGGCTACCGGCCTATCGACAGCCAGTCTCCCACCCTGAACAGGCCACTCTGCTGTGA
- the IGSF9 gene encoding protein turtle homolog A isoform X4: MVWCLSLAILSLIIGQGADGRGKPEVVSVVGRAGESAVLGCDLLSPAGRPPLHVIEWLRFGFLLPIFIQFGLYSPRIDPAYVGRVRLQKGASLQIEGLRAEDQGWYECRVLFLDQHRPEDDSANGSWVHLTVNSPPQFLETPPQVLEVRELEPVTLRCAARGSPQPRVTWKLLGQDLGQGQSQVQVQNGTLRIRRVERGSSGVYTCQASSTEGSAIHATQLLVLGPPVIVVPPKNSTVNASQDVSLACQAEAYPANLTYSWFQDSTNVFHISRLQPRVRILVDGSLRLQAAQPDDAGRYTCVPSNGLPRPPSASAYLTVLYPAQVTAMPPETPLPMGMRGVIRCPVRANPPLLFVSWTKDGQALQLDKFPGWSQGPEGSLIIALGNEDVLGEYSCTPYNRLGTAGPSPVTRVLLKAPPAFLERPKEEYFQEVGRELLIPCSARGDPSPTISWAKVGRGLQGQAQVDSNSSLILRPLTKEAHGRWECTASNAVARVATSTNVYVLGTSPHVVTNVSVVPLPKGANVSWEPGFDGGYLQRFSVWYTPLAKRPDRAHYDWVSLAVPLGAAHLLVPGLQPHTQYQFSVLAQNKLGSGPFSEIVLSAPEGLPTTPAAPSPPATEMLPPLSPPRGLVAVRTARGVLLHWDPPELVPKRLDGYVLEARQSSQGWEVLDRAVAGSEMQFLVPGLIKDVLYEFRLVAFAGSYVSDPSNTANVSTSDAPLIFSPAGKSAPHSASGSGSPDSVAKLKLQGSPVPSLRQSLLWGEPAGPPSPPPDPPPSRGPLPLEPICRGPDGRFVMGPKVGTSQEKSGPEQAEPRTPAQRQARSYDGSSSPSGMAQPLCIADISPVRPPPAAPPSSLPGPGPLLQYLSLPFFREMNVDGDWPPLEEPAPPPDYMDTRPRPTSSLLHPLDSHSEFPRAALPGAVLGVGASPEPPYTALTDWTLRERLLPSLLPAAPRGSLTSQSSGRGSASFLRPPSMAPSAGGSYLSPAPGDTSSWASGPERWPRREHVVTVSTRRNTSVDENYEWDSEFPGDMELLETLHLGLTGPRSRLEAEPELGAKTPEEGCLLNTAHAPGPEARCAALREEFLAFRRRRDAARFRLPAYRQPVSHPEQATLL; this comes from the exons GGCGTGTCCGGCTTCAGAAGGGGGCATCTCTCCAGATCGAGGGGCTGCGGGCTGAGGACCAGGGCTGGTACGAGTGCCGCgtgctcttcctggaccagcacAGACCCGAGGACGACTCTGCTAACGGCTCCTGGGTGCACCTCACAGTCAATT CGCCCCCTCAATTCCTGGAGACGCCTCCCCAGGTGCTGGAAGTGCGGGAACTGGAGCCTGTGACCCTGCGTTGCGCGGCCCGCGGCAGCCCCCAACCTCGTGTGACTTGGAAGCTCCTAGGACAGGACCTCGGCCAGGGCCAGAGTCAGGTGCAA GTGCAGAACGGGACGCTGAGGATCCGGAGGGTGGAGCGAGGCAGCTCCGGGGTCTACACCTGCCAAGCCTCCAGCACTGAGGGCAGCGCCATCCACGCCACCCAGCTGCTGGTGCTAG GACCCCCAGTCATCGTGGTGCCCCCCAAGAACAGCACGGTCAATGCCTCTCAGGATGTTTCCCTGGCCTGCCAGGCTGAGGCGTACCCCGCTAACCTCACCTACAGCTGGTTCCAGGACAGCACCAATGTCTTCCACATTAG CCGCCTGCAGCCCCGAGTGCGGATCCTGGTGGATGGCAGCTTGCGGCTGCAGGCCGCCCAGCCTGATGATGCGGGCCGCTACACCTGTGTACCCAGCAATGGCCTTCCACGCCCACCCTCGGCCTCTGCCTACCTCACTGTTCTCT ACCCCGCCCAGGTGACTGCCATGCCTCCTGAGACACCCCTGCCCATGGGCATGCGGGGGGTGATCCGGTGCCCGGTTCGTGCCAACCCCCCACTGCTCTTTGTCAGCTGGACCAAGGATGGGCAGGCCCTGCAGCTGGACAAG TTCCCTGGCTGGTCCCAGGGCCCAGAAGGTTCTCTGATCATTGCCCTGGGGAATGAGGATGTGCTGGGAGAATACTCCTGCACCCCCTACAACCGTCTTGGCACTGCAGGGCCCTCCCCGGTGACCCGCGTGCTGCTCAAG GCTCCCCCAGCTTTTCTAGAACGGCCCAAGGAAGAATATTTCCAAGAAGTAGGGCGGGAGCTACTCATCCCCTGCTCTGCCCGAGGAGACCCTTCGCCTACTATCTCTTGGGCTAAG GTGGGCCGGGGGCTGCAGGGCCAGGCCCAGGTGGATAGCAACAGTAGCCTCATCCTGCGACCGTTGACCAAGGAGGCCCACGGGCGCTGGGAGTGCACAGCCAGCAATGCTGTGGCCCGAGTGGCCACCTCCACGAATGTCTACGTGCTGG GCACCAGCCCCCACGTCGTCACCAATGTGTCCGTCGTGCCTTTGCCCAAGGGTGCCAATGTCTCCTGGGAGCCTGGCTTTGATGGTGGCTACCTGCAGAGATTCAGCGTCTGGTACACCCCACT GGCAAAGCGTCCTGACCGAGCCCACTACGACTGGGTGTCCTTGGCTGTGCCCCTGGGGGCTGCTCACCTCCTAGTGCCAGGCTTGCAGCCCCACACCCAATACCAGTTCAGCGTCCTCGCTCAGAACAAGCTGGGGAGCGGGCCCTTCAGCGAGATCGTCTTGTCTGCTCCTGAAG GGCTTCCTACCACACCAGCTGCCCCCAGTCCTCCCGCAACAGAGATGCTGCCCCCCCTGTCCCCTCCGAGAGGTCTGGTGGCAGTGAGGACAGCCCGGGGGGTACTCCTTCATTGGGACCCCCCAGAACTGGTCCCTAAGAGACTGGATGGCTACGTCCTGGAGGCACGGCAAAGCTCCCAGGGGTGGGAGGTGCTGGATCGGGCCGTGGCAGGCAGTGAAATGCAGTTTTTGGTGCCAGGACTTATCAAG GACGTTCTCTACGAGTTCCGCCTTGTGGCCTTCGCCGGTAGCTATGTCAGTGATCCCAGCAACACGGCCAACGTCTCCACTTCTG ATGCACCTCTTATCTTCTCTCCGGCCGGGAAGTCAGCTCCCCA CTCTGCTTCGGGCTCGGGCAGTCCTGACAGCGTGGCGAAGCTGAAGCTCCAGGGTTCCCCAGTCCCCAGCCTGCGCCAGAGTCTGCTCTGGGGGGAACCCGCTGGACCCCCCAGCCCCCCTCCGGATCCTCCACCTAGCCGGGGGCCCTTACCCCTGGAGCCCATTTGCCGGGGACCAGATGGGCGATTTGTGATGGGACCCAAGGTGGGGACCTCCCAAGAAAAGTCAGGCCCTGAGCAGGCTGAGCCTCGGACCCCAGCTCAGCGTCAGGCCAGGTCCTATGatggcagcagcagccccagtgGGATGGCCCAGCCCCTCTGCATTGCAGACATCAGCCCTGTGAGGCCCCCTCCAGCAGCGCCACCCAGTTCCCTGCCAGGTCCGGGACCCCTGCTCCAGTACCTGAGCCTGCCCTTCTTCAGGGAGATGAACGTAGATGGGGACTGGCCCCCCTTGGAGGAGCCTGCTCCTCCCCCAGATTACATGGATACCCGGCCCCGCCCCACCTCATCTCTCCTCCACCCCCTGGACTCCCACTCTGAGTTCCCCAGGGCGGCGCTTCCTGGGGCTGTGCTCGGGGTTGGGGCCTCCCCAGAGCCCCCGTACACAGCGCTGACTGACTGGACACTGAGGGAGCGGCTGCTGCCAAGCCTTCTGCCTGCTGCGCCTCGGGGCAGCCTCACAAGCCAGAGCAGTGGGCGGGGCAGCGCCTCCTTCCTTCGGCCCCCCTCCATGGCCCCCTCTGCAGGAGGCAGCTACCTCAGCCCCGCTCCAGGAGACaccagcagctgggccagtggcCCTGAGAGGTGGCCCCGAAGGGAGCATGTGGTGACGGTCAGCACCAG GAGGAACACATCTGTGGATGAGAACTATGAATGGGACTCAGAATTCCCAGGGGACATGGAATTGCTGGAGACTCTGCACCTGGGCTTGACTGGCCCTCGATCCCGACTTGAAGCTGAGCCAGAGCTAG GTGCGAAGACTCCAGAGGAGGGCTGCCTCCTGAATACCGCCCACGCTCCTGGCCCTGAGGCCCGCTGTGCTGCCCTTCGGGAGGAATTCCTGGCCTTCCGCCGCCGTCGAGATGCTGCTAGGTTCCGGCTACCGGCCTATCGACAGCCAGTCTCCCACCCTGAACAGGCCACTCTGCTGTGA
- the IGSF9 gene encoding protein turtle homolog A isoform X2, giving the protein MVWCLSLAILSLIIGQGADGRGKPEVVSVVGRAGESAVLGCDLLSPAGRPPLHVIEWLRFGFLLPIFIQFGLYSPRIDPAYVGRVRLQKGASLQIEGLRAEDQGWYECRVLFLDQHRPEDDSANGSWVHLTVNSPPQFLETPPQVLEVRELEPVTLRCAARGSPQPRVTWKLLGQDLGQGQSQVQVQNGTLRIRRVERGSSGVYTCQASSTEGSAIHATQLLVLGPPVIVVPPKNSTVNASQDVSLACQAEAYPANLTYSWFQDSTNVFHISRLQPRVRILVDGSLRLQAAQPDDAGRYTCVPSNGLPRPPSASAYLTVLYPAQVTAMPPETPLPMGMRGVIRCPVRANPPLLFVSWTKDGQALQLDKFPGWSQGPEGSLIIALGNEDVLGEYSCTPYNRLGTAGPSPVTRVLLKAPPAFLERPKEEYFQEVGRELLIPCSARGDPSPTISWAKVGRGLQGQAQVDSNSSLILRPLTKEAHGRWECTASNAVARVATSTNVYVLGTSPHVVTNVSVVPLPKGANVSWEPGFDGGYLQRFSVWYTPLAKRPDRAHYDWVSLAVPLGAAHLLVPGLQPHTQYQFSVLAQNKLGSGPFSEIVLSAPEGLPTTPAAPSPPATEMLPPLSPPRGLVAVRTARGVLLHWDPPELVPKRLDGYVLEARQSSQGWEVLDRAVAGSEMQFLVPGLIKDVLYEFRLVAFAGSYVSDPSNTANVSTSGLEVYPSRTQLPGLLPQPVLAGVVGGVCFLGVAVLVSILAACLMNRRRAARRHRKRLRQDAPLIFSPAGKSAPHSASGSGSPDSVAKLKLQGSPVPSLRQSLLWGEPAGPPSPPPDPPPSRGPLPLEPICRGPDGRFVMGPKVGTSQEKSGPEQAEPRTPAQRQARSYDGSSSPSGMAQPLCIADISPVRPPPAAPPSSLPGPGPLLQYLSLPFFREMNVDGDWPPLEEPAPPPDYMDTRPRPTSSLLHPLDSHSEFPRAALPGAVLGVGASPEPPYTALTDWTLRERLLPSLLPAAPRGSLTSQSSGRGSASFLRPPSMAPSAGGSYLSPAPGDTSSWASGPERWPRREHVVTVSTRRNTSVDENYEWDSEFPGDMELLETLHLGLTGPRSRLEAEPELGAKTPEEGCLLNTAHAPGPEARCAALREEFLAFRRRRDAARFRLPAYRQPVSHPEQATLL; this is encoded by the exons GGCGTGTCCGGCTTCAGAAGGGGGCATCTCTCCAGATCGAGGGGCTGCGGGCTGAGGACCAGGGCTGGTACGAGTGCCGCgtgctcttcctggaccagcacAGACCCGAGGACGACTCTGCTAACGGCTCCTGGGTGCACCTCACAGTCAATT CGCCCCCTCAATTCCTGGAGACGCCTCCCCAGGTGCTGGAAGTGCGGGAACTGGAGCCTGTGACCCTGCGTTGCGCGGCCCGCGGCAGCCCCCAACCTCGTGTGACTTGGAAGCTCCTAGGACAGGACCTCGGCCAGGGCCAGAGTCAGGTGCAA GTGCAGAACGGGACGCTGAGGATCCGGAGGGTGGAGCGAGGCAGCTCCGGGGTCTACACCTGCCAAGCCTCCAGCACTGAGGGCAGCGCCATCCACGCCACCCAGCTGCTGGTGCTAG GACCCCCAGTCATCGTGGTGCCCCCCAAGAACAGCACGGTCAATGCCTCTCAGGATGTTTCCCTGGCCTGCCAGGCTGAGGCGTACCCCGCTAACCTCACCTACAGCTGGTTCCAGGACAGCACCAATGTCTTCCACATTAG CCGCCTGCAGCCCCGAGTGCGGATCCTGGTGGATGGCAGCTTGCGGCTGCAGGCCGCCCAGCCTGATGATGCGGGCCGCTACACCTGTGTACCCAGCAATGGCCTTCCACGCCCACCCTCGGCCTCTGCCTACCTCACTGTTCTCT ACCCCGCCCAGGTGACTGCCATGCCTCCTGAGACACCCCTGCCCATGGGCATGCGGGGGGTGATCCGGTGCCCGGTTCGTGCCAACCCCCCACTGCTCTTTGTCAGCTGGACCAAGGATGGGCAGGCCCTGCAGCTGGACAAG TTCCCTGGCTGGTCCCAGGGCCCAGAAGGTTCTCTGATCATTGCCCTGGGGAATGAGGATGTGCTGGGAGAATACTCCTGCACCCCCTACAACCGTCTTGGCACTGCAGGGCCCTCCCCGGTGACCCGCGTGCTGCTCAAG GCTCCCCCAGCTTTTCTAGAACGGCCCAAGGAAGAATATTTCCAAGAAGTAGGGCGGGAGCTACTCATCCCCTGCTCTGCCCGAGGAGACCCTTCGCCTACTATCTCTTGGGCTAAG GTGGGCCGGGGGCTGCAGGGCCAGGCCCAGGTGGATAGCAACAGTAGCCTCATCCTGCGACCGTTGACCAAGGAGGCCCACGGGCGCTGGGAGTGCACAGCCAGCAATGCTGTGGCCCGAGTGGCCACCTCCACGAATGTCTACGTGCTGG GCACCAGCCCCCACGTCGTCACCAATGTGTCCGTCGTGCCTTTGCCCAAGGGTGCCAATGTCTCCTGGGAGCCTGGCTTTGATGGTGGCTACCTGCAGAGATTCAGCGTCTGGTACACCCCACT GGCAAAGCGTCCTGACCGAGCCCACTACGACTGGGTGTCCTTGGCTGTGCCCCTGGGGGCTGCTCACCTCCTAGTGCCAGGCTTGCAGCCCCACACCCAATACCAGTTCAGCGTCCTCGCTCAGAACAAGCTGGGGAGCGGGCCCTTCAGCGAGATCGTCTTGTCTGCTCCTGAAG GGCTTCCTACCACACCAGCTGCCCCCAGTCCTCCCGCAACAGAGATGCTGCCCCCCCTGTCCCCTCCGAGAGGTCTGGTGGCAGTGAGGACAGCCCGGGGGGTACTCCTTCATTGGGACCCCCCAGAACTGGTCCCTAAGAGACTGGATGGCTACGTCCTGGAGGCACGGCAAAGCTCCCAGGGGTGGGAGGTGCTGGATCGGGCCGTGGCAGGCAGTGAAATGCAGTTTTTGGTGCCAGGACTTATCAAG GACGTTCTCTACGAGTTCCGCCTTGTGGCCTTCGCCGGTAGCTATGTCAGTGATCCCAGCAACACGGCCAACGTCTCCACTTCTG GCCTGGAGGTCTACCCCTCGCGCACACAGCTGCCGGGCCTCCTGCCCCAGCCAGTGCTGGCCGGCgtggtgggcggggtctgcttcctgggcGTGGCTGTCCTCGTGAGTATCCTGGCCGCTTGCCTTATGAACCGGCGCAGAGCCGCACGTCGCCACCGCAAACGCCTCCGCCAAG ATGCACCTCTTATCTTCTCTCCGGCCGGGAAGTCAGCTCCCCA CTCTGCTTCGGGCTCGGGCAGTCCTGACAGCGTGGCGAAGCTGAAGCTCCAGGGTTCCCCAGTCCCCAGCCTGCGCCAGAGTCTGCTCTGGGGGGAACCCGCTGGACCCCCCAGCCCCCCTCCGGATCCTCCACCTAGCCGGGGGCCCTTACCCCTGGAGCCCATTTGCCGGGGACCAGATGGGCGATTTGTGATGGGACCCAAGGTGGGGACCTCCCAAGAAAAGTCAGGCCCTGAGCAGGCTGAGCCTCGGACCCCAGCTCAGCGTCAGGCCAGGTCCTATGatggcagcagcagccccagtgGGATGGCCCAGCCCCTCTGCATTGCAGACATCAGCCCTGTGAGGCCCCCTCCAGCAGCGCCACCCAGTTCCCTGCCAGGTCCGGGACCCCTGCTCCAGTACCTGAGCCTGCCCTTCTTCAGGGAGATGAACGTAGATGGGGACTGGCCCCCCTTGGAGGAGCCTGCTCCTCCCCCAGATTACATGGATACCCGGCCCCGCCCCACCTCATCTCTCCTCCACCCCCTGGACTCCCACTCTGAGTTCCCCAGGGCGGCGCTTCCTGGGGCTGTGCTCGGGGTTGGGGCCTCCCCAGAGCCCCCGTACACAGCGCTGACTGACTGGACACTGAGGGAGCGGCTGCTGCCAAGCCTTCTGCCTGCTGCGCCTCGGGGCAGCCTCACAAGCCAGAGCAGTGGGCGGGGCAGCGCCTCCTTCCTTCGGCCCCCCTCCATGGCCCCCTCTGCAGGAGGCAGCTACCTCAGCCCCGCTCCAGGAGACaccagcagctgggccagtggcCCTGAGAGGTGGCCCCGAAGGGAGCATGTGGTGACGGTCAGCACCAG GAGGAACACATCTGTGGATGAGAACTATGAATGGGACTCAGAATTCCCAGGGGACATGGAATTGCTGGAGACTCTGCACCTGGGCTTGACTGGCCCTCGATCCCGACTTGAAGCTGAGCCAGAGCTAG GTGCGAAGACTCCAGAGGAGGGCTGCCTCCTGAATACCGCCCACGCTCCTGGCCCTGAGGCCCGCTGTGCTGCCCTTCGGGAGGAATTCCTGGCCTTCCGCCGCCGTCGAGATGCTGCTAGGTTCCGGCTACCGGCCTATCGACAGCCAGTCTCCCACCCTGAACAGGCCACTCTGCTGTGA